The Komagataella phaffii GS115 chromosome 4, complete sequence genome includes the window GGCAAACTCAGATAACCAGGACCGTCCCCGAGGATTCAACTAAGAATGAGTTTCTTTGCCCTTTATGCAAATCATTGAATAATATATTTGTCCCTGTATCATTACATCAGAACAATCAATCATTAGCCAATTATTTGAACCCTGGAGCTTCATTTAGTTCTCTTACTCTAAGCTCAATTGATAAAATCGTTCATCAATATACTCATCAGCATGCCTTCGTTGTCTCCCAGGAATTTATGGCACGTTTTCAGCAATCATTGGGATCTCAGtcaatcaagaaaagaacCAGTAGCTTCCAAGTATCATATCAGGAGTGTCTGTCTACCTCGTTGCAGAGTCTCACCGAAAGTGGCAGCCTACCTGTCTCAGAAGAACGCGCTCTGGATGTGTTAGTGAATACTATTGAATCAGCAGAGATTGGATTGCGTGGAAGCAGTGTAATACCAGAGTGTCCCACGATCCTGACCCAGAAAATCTCTAACCAGTTACTGACCATATTGAAGGTATGGAACCATTACAGAGATTGTATCATTATGGAAAATATTAATAATCAACTGCAAGGCGCAGTTCCCAAGGAGCTGACATTTGGTGAAGCACAAATTGCCATTATCCGTTACTTCAATGCAGAAGACGTTGACCTAGCGTTTGGATCTTgtgatttcttcaagtatGTGGTGGCCGTTTATCCCTCAGAGAGCTTGGGATTATCATACTCTGCAATCGTTCGAATGTTCTATTCTAAACACATTATACAAGCATTTTACAACCTCTGTGCACACCTGGTTAGCAACAACTTTTATAATAATGAGGAATGTAGTTTCCTAGATATTCCATGTTTGTCAGACGATTTAATGAACGAGGAAGGAATCGAATGTACCAAACCATTGGTGATCCATTTGCTTTTGCAACACTATAAAAGTGAGTTTCCTTACAAAGATACAGACAAATTTTATCAAGTTTTTTATTCCATGATTGTTAGACTGATGACTCCATTCCTGAGAAGATGTGTGTTATTGGCATCCATGAGAAATACTGATTGGTCTGGTATAGATTTTGATGAGTTGGACGATATTCCTCTTGAGTTGGACAAACTTTCACATATGCTGCATTTGCCTCCTCTGCATGAGATGcttttggaaattttcGATACCCGAACAGCTATGTTGAATGAACTCTCATACAGATTGATGGCCAAACAATTTGATATTCAACGTTTATCTTTGCAGTATCCAGGGTACATTGAATTAATAAATCTCCCTGAGAGATTGGATATGTTTTTCACATACTACTACTACCGCATGGAGAATCGGCCAAAAGATCCTGCGGTGTGTCTCTTTTGTGGAACAATATTGGATATGCAACAAAGCGCCATCGGAATGAAGATGGGTCAATGCAACATACATTGTAATTACGATTGTCTTAACGAAGTGGGAATATTTTTTGTCCCCAAGTGCAGTGCAATACTGGTGCTGTATAATGGAAATGGATCTTTCTACGAATCACCATACCTCAATTGCCATGGAGAGTTGGATGAGGAGGTCAAGAATAATAGACCGCTCTATCTGAATGAGAAGAGGTACAAGCGCCTAACTAACATATGGTTACAACACGATATACCTAACTATACAGCCAGGAAGCTCGAAGGCACTGTTGATATTGGTGGTTGGGATACAATGTAAATGATGGGAAGATAACTCATACTTTATAGTTTCTATTTAGACTCCAAAGTGgtgttttccaaagattcgGTTGTGCTTTGCACATCAGGTTGAACAGCAGTTTTATTTGCAGTAGAATCCACAGGGTATCTGGTTCCCTTGTTCTTaaccttcttttccttcttcttcttttcaatgattggAGGTGGGTAACCCTTGGCCTCtgcttcttgaaattctttATTATTGGCAAACTCCTCCCTAATTGGAAGTAGTAACTCGTTGATTGCATCAGCTACACCAGATTTCAAGTCGGGAGGGGCCAGCTTCTCGTCTTTGAAGGCTTGCTTcagttcttcaaaagaggAATAGTCTACTGGGCCGCCATATTTTTCTGGACGGTCGATGTGGAATTGGAACCCACTACCATGTTTTAGTTCATAAATTGGAGCCAGAACATACTCAACAAATGACAACAGtccattctcttcaacATTACCTGGAGCGCAGAAGGCAGTgtttatcttctttttcacagattttggttcttcaatgaCGTCAACCTTTGAGTTCGGATCTGAAGCAGACATCTTGCCTCCCTGGGCTAGACCAGGCACCATAGGGTTCATAAGGTGGGCTCTCTTCTTGTATCCTAAAGATTGTAAGTTCTCTTCAGCCaaaacaaagatttttcTCTGGTCGACACCTCCAAACTGGGCATCCACCTTCAAATGTTCTTCATCCAATGCTTGCATTAGTGGGTAAATCAGACCAGATAAGAGAGGATTTGCAACCTGTTTGACCACGTCGGCACCAGCTCTCTTTGCATCATTCTGGGAAACGCTGTTCGAGATTCTAAATATATCCATAGTATATTCAGGGGTTAGTTGATATGAAGAACCAGTTACAAACGTCAGTTTTTCTATTGGGACGTTAATGGATCGAAGAATAGCCTTAATCACAAATTCGTAGTATTTGGCTCTGTAAGCTACGACCTCCAAAGGAGCCTTCATATTATCCAAATAGGCATGCAGATCGGCTAACAGCACTTTGACTTCACAACCGGCCTTCAAGAAGTGGGCAAGCTTGGTCATTGGGACAAAGTAACCACAGTGAGGTCTGCCGGTGGGGGCAGTTCCCCAGTAAAGCTTCAAGGgccttttttctttttctagAACATCTTTTATGATCTGAGGGTTCAGAACTTCCTGAAGGTTCTTGGTGATAAGGTCATACTGTTCTTGGGGATCAGTTAGTACTCCAGACATCTTGGGTGGGATCTTggtgatttttttttcaggaTAATGTTAGTCAGAACTTACCGCGAACCCATGGTTGGAGATGGGGAAGGGAGACATTAACGGTCAGAGCGGGCATGAGATCAACAAGACTAGGGAAGAAGATGGAGTTACCATTGGTGGTTAATAGAATGAACTCATAATCATATatagaagaaaaggaagttGTGTTCTTCCATTAGAGGAAACGCAGCACAAAAAAGTTAAGTATGACACGGACAGGAATTGAACCTGCAACCCTTCGATTGCACTGTATTCCAACTGGAGTCGAAAGCTCTACCATTGAGCCACCGCATCAACTGTAACCAACATGCGGGGTCTAAACTATATGTACATCAAATAAAATAACTATGATTCATAATAATTAAATATTTAAATGGAATACTCAACAGTATTCGGTGGTTGCAGGATACTATAAGTAGCAGGAGCTATTGCAAATGAAGGGTTTAAAAGTTACTTTGAACAAAACCACGTAAAATTCTCAAATAATACTGTACCCTCCAATATAAAATGTCAAACATTAGATTGAATTTTAGAACCATGACATTAGAACTTAGAGTAACACGGGCTGTTTTTAAAAAAGCACGAAATTGTATTCAACCTAACACTTCATTCTACATGAATAAAGAACGAATGGAAGGGATTAATTGCTTTAGTTGACCTAGACACTTTAAATCACTCTTTGATTCAAATACTACTAATTCTTAACCACCATGGCCCACAATATCCATACATAATGTGTCTTTCATATTTCGTAATCATAACTATTTTTGAATTATTAATTATTGTAAGTGCCATTACGATTACATGATCTCGTTCCATTTTTCCTCCCACTTCCATTAAACCATAAAAACACgtcttctctttcaataaagCATCTGCATTCTCTACTAGCACTGTTTCATGTCCTATCTAAGCCAATCCTGGTCCCTGTCACTCCTCCCTCCTAATTTAGTTTACTCAAAGTCATCAACTTTGCCTTGAATGCTTGGAAAAATAAACTATTACATAAACATCGTGCGGCgtggaaaatttttttttttgctaGTTATAAGGACTTTGGAACCcactttttgttttctctttttttggcTACCTGGCCCATATCGGTTTCTCTACTATCCTTCGATAATCACCCGTATAACTGCTCAACAATGACCTACCAAGATCACACTAAGGCTTTAGAACTCTTATCTACCTACCCCGAGAAGGATGGTTTGGACATCAAGTCTTTGATGGACTCCAAGGCTAAGGGAGGACTGACCTACAACGACTTCCTTGTTTTGCCAGGAAAAATTGAGTTCCCATCTTCTGTTGTTTCATTGCAGTCTAGGttgaccaagaagattACTTTGAATACCCCGTTCGTCTCATCTCCTATGGACACTGTCACGGAGGCTGATATGGCCATTTACATGGCCTTGTTGGGAGGTATCGGTATCTTGCACCACAACTGCACTCCAGAAGAGCAGGCTGCTATGGTCAAGAAGGTCAAGAAGTTTGAAAACGGTTTCATCAACGACCCAATCACCATCGCTCCTACTGTTACCGTTGGAGAtatcaaggaaaaaagCAAGAGAATGGGGTTCACCTCATTCCCAGTCACTGGTATGTATTAATTTTTGTTATTTGCTCtcatttttttgttgttcGAATCAAATGATGTTTCACAAGATTTTAAATAACTTTCGTTCTACCGATTTAGATCAAACGATCATGGGGAAAAGATCTATTTCTGATGGAACaataaagagaaagaaagagagcTTGGAAAAATACCCGAATTTAGTTACTAACTTTGAGTTTAGAGGATGGAAAGCTGTATAGTAAATTAGTCGGAATTGTCACCTCAAGAGACATTCAGTTCCACGAGGATGATGATTCCCGTGTGTCAGAAGTTATGACTACTGACTTGATTACCGCCAACAAGGGTGTTAGCCTTACTGAAGGTAATGAAATCTTGAGAAAGTCGAAGAAGGGGAAACTGCCTATCGTTGACAAGGAAGGAAActtggtttctttgctttcaaGAACCGATTTGCGAAAGAACTTAGACTTCCCTCTCGCCTCCAAGTTGCCAGAATCCAAACAATTGTTGGTTGGTGCTGCTATTGGAACCCTTGATGCAGACAAGATCAGATTGGCTAAACTTGCTGCTGCTGGCTTGGATGTTGTCGTTATTGACTCGTCTCAGGGTAACTCTATTTTCCAATTGAACATGATCAAATGGATCAAGGAGAATCACCCTAATCTGCAAATCATTGCTGGTAATGTCGTCACCAGAGAGCAGGCTGCCTCTTTGATCGCTGCTGGAGCTGATGGCCTTAGAATTGGTATGGGTTCCGGATCTATTTGTATCACCCAGGAAGTCATGGCCTGTGGTAGACCTCAAGGTACTGCTGTTTACGCCGTTTCTGAGTTTGCTAACAAATTCGGTGTTCCATGTATTGCCGATGGTGGTGTTCAGAATATTGGTCACATCGTCAAGGCTCTAGCCCTTGGAGCTTCTTGTGTTATGATGGGAGGAATGCTTGCTGGTACCACTGAATCACCCGGTGAATACTTTTACCGTGATGGTAAGAGACTGAAAACTTACAGAGGTATGGGTTCTATTGATGCCATGGAGCAGACTGCTACCAACGCCAACGCTTCCACCTCCAGATACTTTTCCGAATCTGACAAAGTTTTGGTTGCCCAAGGTGTTACTGGTGCCGTTGTCGACAAAGGATCTGTGACCAAATTCATTCCATACTTGCAATCTGGTCTTCAACATTCTTGCCAAGACATTGGAGTTAAGTCTGTGGATGAGCTCAGAGCAGCTGTCGATGCTGGAGAAGTCAGATTTGAACTGAGAACTCCATCAGCCCAACTCGAAGGTGGTGTTAACAATTTGCACTCTTACGAGAAGCGTTTACACaactagaaaaaaaattggcCATAAGCCATATAATATATTAAAATTTGGTAAGACCTCAAGCCGATGGCTATGTAGACGCATGGAAGTGTAGTCAATTTGAATTCGACTTGCatgtttgaaattttcagaCTCCCTCAACTCGAGACCTCAAAAATCATTTTAACCTACATCCGAATTGACCTACTCGGGGAAGTCAAAGAATACTAAGGTCACTACAACAATTTTCTTCACCTATTATGGACGAATTTCTTATTCTACTTCGCTATAAAACATAAGTACTGTCACTTAGATTAGACGGTCTCCAAAACAACATCTTGGAACTCAGATCCAACCTTCTTACCGTTCTCCTCAGTGACAGACTCACCGTGAAGAGCCAACAAAGCACCCAAGTCAAACTTAGCTTGCTTCAGCACCTTAACTTTTCTGATGTGAACGTTCTGCAATGGGTAGATACCTTCAGCAGCCTTCTCGATCTCACGGCCAATAACCTCAGGAATCAGCTTGGAGGTCAACTGAGCCAATGTGACGTTGGATACCTCTCTTTGCATGATCTCAACCATCTTCTTACGGATGGCGGACAGTTGGGATGATTGAGCGTAGGTGGTCTTCTTGATCTGGTTTTGGTGTCTTCTGGTGAAAGCAATGCAGAAGATTCTCAGCACGTAGTCATCGGCAGTCTTGACGGTGACGT containing:
- a CDS encoding Cytoplasmic tyrosyl-tRNA synthetase, class I aminoacyl-tRNA synthetase, with the translated sequence MSGVLTDPQEQYDLITKNLQEVLNPQIIKDVLEKEKRPLKLYWGTAPTGRPHCGYFVPMTKLAHFLKAGCEVKVLLADLHAYLDNMKAPLEVVAYRAKYYEFVIKAILRSINVPIEKLTFVTGSSYQLTPEYTMDIFRISNSVSQNDAKRAGADVVKQVANPLLSGLIYPLMQALDEEHLKVDAQFGGVDQRKIFVLAEENLQSLGYKKRAHLMNPMVPGLAQGGKMSASDPNSKVDVIEEPKSVKKKINTAFCAPGNVEENGLLSFVEYVLAPIYELKHGSGFQFHIDRPEKYGGPVDYSSFEELKQAFKDEKLAPPDLKSGVADAINELLLPIREEFANNKEFQEAEAKGYPPPIIEKKKKEKKVKNKGTRYPVDSTANKTAVQPDVQSTTESLENTTLESK
- a CDS encoding 40S ribosomal protein S1, whose protein sequence is MAVGKNKRLSKGKKGLKKKVVDPFQRKEWYDIKAPTTFENRNVGKTLINKSTGLKNAVDGLKGRVVEVSLADLQGSEDHSFKKIKLRVDEVQGKNLLTNFHGFDFTSDKVRSLVRKWQSLVEANVTVKTADDYVLRIFCIAFTRRHQNQIKKTTYAQSSQLSAIRKKMVEIMQREVSNVTLAQLTSKLIPEVIGREIEKAAEGIYPLQNVHIRKVKVLKQAKFDLGALLALHGESVTEENGKKVGSEFQDVVLETV